From one Sulfurimonas sp. genomic stretch:
- a CDS encoding glycosyltransferase family 4 protein, whose product MIEIKYILPFILSFLFIYLLIRYASKIGILDVPNDRSIHASTIPRSGGIGFISALFISFALLETALFLQYIYMFLAIAIVFIAGFYDDYKSLSPRIKFFAIGSSTLFLYFNNIYIDSLGIYFGFDATLAYLAIPFTIFVVSGFTNALNLIDGLDGLAGGISIVILATFAYVGFVFNDELIFLLSIFTIAVLVAFTMFNWSPAKIFMGDSGSLSIGFIISTIAILSIKHIHPVIILYFAAIPIIDTVVVMLRRINMKRSPFLADKTHIHHILHRFFGDTKQTVTFLILAQLIFCFLGYVVARHIEHYPNGLFPIAMIFTFFILIAMAYMIFTTILKKK is encoded by the coding sequence ATGATTGAAATAAAATACATTTTACCGTTTATATTATCATTTTTATTTATATATCTTCTTATAAGATATGCTTCAAAAATCGGGATATTGGATGTACCAAACGACAGAAGCATACACGCAAGCACCATACCCAGAAGCGGCGGCATCGGCTTTATCTCTGCACTTTTCATATCTTTTGCACTGCTTGAGACGGCTCTGTTTTTACAATATATCTATATGTTTTTGGCAATTGCCATAGTTTTTATCGCAGGTTTTTATGATGACTATAAAAGTCTCTCACCGAGAATTAAATTTTTCGCCATAGGCTCGTCTACTCTTTTTTTGTACTTTAACAATATTTATATAGACTCTTTGGGAATTTATTTTGGATTTGATGCCACGCTGGCTTATCTTGCTATCCCGTTTACTATCTTTGTCGTTAGCGGATTTACAAATGCTCTAAACCTCATAGACGGACTCGATGGGCTAGCCGGAGGAATTTCCATAGTCATACTGGCAACCTTTGCCTATGTCGGCTTTGTTTTTAACGATGAGTTGATATTTTTGCTATCCATATTTACAATAGCCGTTTTGGTTGCTTTTACAATGTTTAATTGGTCACCGGCAAAAATATTTATGGGCGATAGCGGGAGTTTAAGCATAGGTTTTATCATATCTACAATAGCCATTTTAAGCATAAAACATATACATCCCGTAATAATTTTATACTTTGCCGCCATTCCCATCATAGATACCGTCGTCGTAATGCTTAGGCGAATAAATATGAAACGCTCGCCGTTTTTAGCCGATAAAACGCATATACACCATATACTGCACAGATTTTTCGGAGATACGAAACAGACCGTAACTTTTTTGATACTCGCTCAACTAATATTCTGTTTTTTGGGATATGTAGTCGCCAGACACATTGAACATTACCCAAACGGTCTATTCCCGATAGCTATGATTTTTACTTTTTTTATCTTAATTGCAATGGCATATATGATTTTTACGACTATTTTAAAAAAGAAGTAA
- a CDS encoding glycosyltransferase has protein sequence MYKNILPKFAILLAAYNGTRWIEEQVDTILNQRNVDVEIFISIDISTDGTRILLENLYKNNAKIHILDDVQRFGGAAKNFYRLIKDVDFSRFDYLSLSDQDDIWNSDKLYNAHQLISSQGYDAYSGNVEAFWEDGKTMLIDKAQEQTCCDYLFEAAGPGCTYVISNRLAMHIKEFLTANWSEVNKIELHDWFIYAFSRVNNYKWYIDKQTNMLYRQHDTNQVGVNSGIRAILKRFMMIKSQWYREETIKIITVLNLKSRYKFTSYIINKSFLNNLLLIGSLFSFRRKFSDKIFFLLVCSLGIY, from the coding sequence ATGTATAAAAATATTTTACCTAAATTCGCAATATTACTAGCAGCATATAATGGCACAAGATGGATAGAAGAACAAGTAGATACTATTTTAAATCAGCGAAATGTAGATGTGGAGATATTTATAAGCATTGATATTTCAACAGATGGAACTAGAATTTTATTGGAAAATTTATATAAAAATAATGCAAAAATTCATATTTTAGATGATGTACAAAGATTTGGCGGTGCAGCAAAGAACTTTTATAGACTTATTAAGGATGTTGATTTCAGTAGATTTGATTATCTCTCTTTATCGGATCAAGATGATATATGGAACAGTGATAAGTTGTACAATGCCCATCAGCTAATTAGTTCGCAAGGCTATGATGCATACTCTGGAAATGTAGAGGCTTTTTGGGAAGATGGAAAAACTATGCTAATAGATAAAGCACAAGAGCAAACTTGCTGTGATTATCTATTTGAAGCGGCCGGTCCCGGATGTACTTATGTTATTTCAAACAGACTCGCTATGCACATAAAAGAATTTTTAACCGCTAATTGGAGTGAAGTTAATAAAATTGAGTTGCATGATTGGTTTATCTACGCTTTTAGCAGGGTAAATAACTATAAATGGTATATCGATAAACAAACCAATATGTTGTACAGACAACATGATACAAATCAAGTCGGTGTAAACTCCGGCATCCGTGCTATTTTAAAGAGATTTATGATGATAAAATCACAATGGTATAGAGAAGAAACCATTAAAATTATTACTGTATTAAATTTGAAAAGTAGATATAAATTCACTTCATATATCATAAATAAGAGCTTTTTAAATAATCTGTTATTGATAGGTAGTCTGTTTAGTTTTAGAAGAAAATTTAGCGATAAAATATTTTTTCTTCTAGTTTGTAGTTTGGGGATTTACTAA
- a CDS encoding acyltransferase yields the protein MQKIKIENNFDILRLFLAVLVYFAHWNTLTGQNLSHIVFHLSGYAVHMFFIVSGFLIFWSFDADQNKKHFYIKRFFRIFPLYAFLIILQTLFFIWFSNENVFQTIKYFISNIFFLNFLSPTVGTILSDLKVNAINGSLWTLKNEVVFYLAIPLLFMLYKKFGKAVFVIFYILSVAYMFIIDYIVSLEIVSRHHADILLFQFPAQVRLFMVGILMYVLFHKFKKQNIYSFALISLFLLIFFKNNTYFIYIAYPFCIGFMMVYLAYFVKQIKIHFDFSYSFYILHFPVIQLALYFGINPSNSVLSFVILFAVVLILSYFFENYIEKKFIQIGKNIIRQDKNV from the coding sequence TTGCAAAAAATTAAGATTGAAAATAATTTTGACATCTTGCGGCTGTTTTTAGCAGTTTTGGTATATTTTGCTCACTGGAATACTTTGACAGGGCAGAATTTGTCCCATATAGTTTTTCATTTAAGTGGATATGCAGTACACATGTTTTTCATAGTAAGCGGATTTTTGATATTTTGGAGTTTCGATGCAGATCAAAATAAAAAGCATTTTTATATCAAACGATTTTTTAGAATATTTCCCCTTTATGCTTTTTTGATTATCTTGCAAACTCTATTTTTCATATGGTTTTCTAATGAAAATGTTTTTCAAACAATTAAGTATTTTATATCAAATATATTTTTTTTAAATTTTCTATCTCCTACAGTAGGAACTATTTTAAGTGATTTAAAAGTCAATGCCATTAATGGAAGTCTATGGACTCTTAAAAATGAAGTCGTTTTTTATCTTGCTATACCATTGTTGTTTATGCTTTACAAAAAGTTTGGTAAAGCAGTTTTTGTAATATTTTATATTTTATCTGTCGCATATATGTTTATTATTGATTATATTGTCTCTTTGGAAATTGTCTCGAGACATCATGCCGATATATTACTTTTTCAATTTCCAGCCCAAGTCAGGCTTTTTATGGTTGGAATCTTAATGTATGTGTTGTTCCATAAATTTAAAAAGCAAAATATCTATTCTTTCGCATTAATTAGTTTATTTTTATTGATTTTCTTTAAAAATAATACCTATTTTATTTATATTGCTTACCCTTTTTGTATAGGTTTTATGATGGTTTATTTAGCATATTTTGTTAAACAAATTAAGATACATTTTGATTTTTCATATAGTTTTTATATATTACACTTTCCAGTGATTCAGTTGGCTTTGTATTTTGGAATAAATCCATCAAATTCTGTTTTGTCTTTTGTAATTTTGTTTGCAGTTGTTTTGATTTTGTCTTACTTTTTTGAAAATTATATAGAAAAAAAATTTATACAGATTGGGAAAAATATTATAAGGCAAGATAAGAATGTATAA